From the Theobroma cacao cultivar B97-61/B2 chromosome 2, Criollo_cocoa_genome_V2, whole genome shotgun sequence genome, one window contains:
- the LOC18608255 gene encoding 14-3-3 protein 6, which translates to MATPSPREENVYMAKLAEQAERYEEMVKFMENVVSAVPAPDELTVEERNLLSVAYKNVIGARRASWRIVSSIEQKEEGRGNADHVSVIREYRAKIEAELSEICAGILNLLEEKLVPAAGTGDSKVFYLKMKGDYHRYLAEFKTGDDRKAAAENTLTAYKSAQDIANAELAPTHPIRLGLALNFSVFYYEILNSPDRACSLAKQAFDEAISELDTLGEDSYKDSTLIMQLLRDNLTLWTSDMQDDGTDEIKEAPKREDEKQQ; encoded by the exons ATGGCCACCCCTTCCCCACGTGAGGAAAACGTCTACATGGCGAAACTCGCCGAGCAAGCGGAGCGTTACGAGGAGATGGTCAAGTTCATGGAAAACGTCGTCTCCGCCGTCCCCGCCCCCGACGAACTCACCGTCGAGGAAAGGAACCTCCTTTCCGTCGCCTACAAGAACGTGATCGGCGCCCGCCGTGCTTCCTGGCGGATCGTCTCCTCCATCGAGCAGAAAGAGGAAGGACGTGGCAACGCTGATCATGTCTCCGTCATCCGAGAGTACAGGGCCAAGATCGAGGCCGAGTTGTCCGAGATTTGCGCCGGAATTTTGAACCTTCTCGAGGAAAAGCTCGTTCCCGCCGCTGGGACCGGGGATTCCAAGGTCTTTTATCTGAAGATGAAGGGAGATTACCATAGGTACTTGGCTGAGTTCAAGACTGGCGATGACAGGAAAGCTGCTGCCGAGAACACGCTCACTGCGTATAAATCTGCTCAG GACATTGCAAATGCTGAGCTGGCCCCAACTCATCCTATCCGTTTGGGATTGGCTCTGAACTTTTCGGTCTTCTACTATGAGATCTTGAATTCTCCTGATCGTGCTTGCAGTCTTGCAAAACAG GCTTTTGATGAAGCCATCTCAGAGCTGGACACTCTTGGAGAGGATTCATACAAGGACAGCACTTTGATAATGCAACTTCTTCGTGATAACCTCACTTTGTGGACCTCAGATATGCAG GATGATGGGACAGATGAGATCAAAGAAGCTCCCAAACGTGAGGATGAGAAACAACAGTGA